The DNA sequence GTTTCAAACCTTTTCCGTCGATTGTAAGTGCATTATGGGTGGTTCGAACCCACCAAAGAGAGAGGATGGTGTCGTATGAATTTGTTACGATTGAATATATGGAGAAAATGTATCCTCATCGGATTCATTGCGGCTGTTATTGCCATGTTCAGTCTTGATTGGGGATACCATTTCCATATTGGTCATGTCGTGCGCCTGTTTGTTGGTGCAGTGGCCTTTTGGGTTGTTGTGGATAGACTGTAGCTCTCCGCGTTTTGGCGCTTTCCATCTCGGATTGGATGCGTTTTGGCATAGAGAGACACGTCTTTTTTGAAAAACCGCTTGACCTTGCCAACAGACAGGACTATTTGTCTTTTTTAGAAACACAAAGGATTACTTCACATGTCGTTTGACCTGAATACCATTTCTGCCATCTCCGCTAGCCTAGTCGTAGCCAGCGTATACGTCGTAGTAGACGTAGTAGTATGTGGTGTCGATAGGGACGCGCCATAGCGGGAATCTTTGAACGAATTTTCAACCCCCGTCGGTGCGTACCGACGGGGGTTTTTTTATTCCCGTTGCGGCTTCGGGGAACACAGGAGGATTTTCAATGCGATTGAGTGGAGCGGAAATTATTATCAAATTGTTGGAACGGCAGGGAATTGACACCATTGCCGGAATTCCCGGAGGGGCGAACCTTCCAATGTACGATGCCCTGGGAAAAAGTGAGTCTATCCGGCACATTTTGACTCGGCATGAACAGGGAGCGGGTTTTATTGCCCAAGGTATGGCTCGGGTGAGTGGAAAACCGGCGGTCTTTTTCGCCACATCAGGCCCGGGCGCGACAAACACCCTGACGGCCATTGCGGATGCCAAATTGGATTCCATCCCCATCATTTGCATTACTGGACAGGTGCCACTCTCCATGATCGGGACCGATGCGTTTCAGGAAGTTGATACCTACGGTTTGAGTGTGCCGATCACCAAACACAACTTCCTTGTTCGGTCTGTAGAAGATTTGTTGTGGATTATCCCGGCGGCATTTCGCATCGCTGCAAGTGGCCGTCCTGGTCCTGTAGTGATTGATGTTCCCAAGGATGTACAGGCGGCATTTCATGAATTTGAGACCTGGCCAGAACCCGGTGAACGGGAACCGTCCGAGGGGTTGATTCCCGCTGAAATTCGACGGGCGGCAAGTATGATTAATTCGGCGAAAAAGCCTGTTTTGTATCTGGGGGGCGGGGTTATCCAGTCCGATTCGGCAGACGAAGCTTTGGCCTTGGCTGAGAAAGCAAGCATCCCGTCCGTGGTAACGCTGATGGGGTTGGGCGTTATTCCGACGGACAACCCGTTGTGTTTGGGGATGTTGGGAATGCACGCTGCCCGATATACGAATATGGTGCTTGAAGAGTGTGACCTGCTTGTTGCCGTTGGGGTTCGATTTGACGACAGGGCGACAGGCAAGGTGCCTGAATTTTGTCCCAATGCCAAAGTCATTCACATGGATATCGATCCCAGCGAATTGGACAAGATCAAACGGTCAACCGCGTCCGTCACAGGCGATGTTGCTGAAATCCTGACGGCTTTGATTCCGCTCATTGATGAGAATGCGCGTGCTTCGTGGATTTCGCGAGTTCAGACGTTGAAAAAAGAGCATCCCATGCTCATTGCCGATGCCGATGACCCGACGTCTGCGTATGGTGTCGTGCTGAAGGCGGCTGAATTGGCCGGTGAACAAGCGATCGTTTGTACAGATGTCGGTCAGCACCAGATGCGGACGGCCCAAGTCTATCCTTTCAAGCATCCTCGCCAATGGCTGACGTCAGGAGGGCTTGGCACCATGGGGTTTGGAATGCCTGCCTCCATTGGGGCCGCGTTGGCTGCCCCGGATCGTCCGGTGATTTGTTTCAGTGGAGATGGGTCCATCATGATGAATATTCAGGATCTTGCGACAGCCATGGAATATGACATCCCCATCAAGATTATTTTGACCAACAATAATGCGCTCGGTCTGGTGCGGCAACAGCAGGATTTGTTTTACGGTAAGCGGTATTTTGCATCCGATTATTCCCGGAGCGTTGATTTTATCAAGATTGCAGAGGGTTTTGGCATCAAGGCTCACGATTTGGGAACGAGTGAAGACCCGGCCGAGACCTTGAAAATTGCGTTGTCAGAACCGGGACCGTCTCTGATTCATGTGCCGCTCAGTCCTGATGATCCTGTCTACCCAATGGTGCCTCCAGGGGCCGCAAATTCCGAAATGATCGGAGGTGAAAAACATGTGTAAACATACCGTGCTCGAATTGTCAGTGAATAACCACCCAGGCGTGATGTCGCATATTTGTGGTCTGTTTGCCCGGAGGGCCTACAATGTTGAAGGAATTGCCTGTATGCCGGTGAACGGCGGGAAAAGAAGTACAATCTGGCTGCTTGTCGATGCGGACAGCCGTCTGGATCAGATGATTAAGCAGGTGGACAAGCTTGA is a window from the Pseudodesulfovibrio sp. JC047 genome containing:
- the ilvB gene encoding acetolactate synthase large subunit, whose amino-acid sequence is MRLSGAEIIIKLLERQGIDTIAGIPGGANLPMYDALGKSESIRHILTRHEQGAGFIAQGMARVSGKPAVFFATSGPGATNTLTAIADAKLDSIPIICITGQVPLSMIGTDAFQEVDTYGLSVPITKHNFLVRSVEDLLWIIPAAFRIAASGRPGPVVIDVPKDVQAAFHEFETWPEPGEREPSEGLIPAEIRRAASMINSAKKPVLYLGGGVIQSDSADEALALAEKASIPSVVTLMGLGVIPTDNPLCLGMLGMHAARYTNMVLEECDLLVAVGVRFDDRATGKVPEFCPNAKVIHMDIDPSELDKIKRSTASVTGDVAEILTALIPLIDENARASWISRVQTLKKEHPMLIADADDPTSAYGVVLKAAELAGEQAIVCTDVGQHQMRTAQVYPFKHPRQWLTSGGLGTMGFGMPASIGAALAAPDRPVICFSGDGSIMMNIQDLATAMEYDIPIKIILTNNNALGLVRQQQDLFYGKRYFASDYSRSVDFIKIAEGFGIKAHDLGTSEDPAETLKIALSEPGPSLIHVPLSPDDPVYPMVPPGAANSEMIGGEKHV
- the ilvN gene encoding acetolactate synthase small subunit → MCKHTVLELSVNNHPGVMSHICGLFARRAYNVEGIACMPVNGGKRSTIWLLVDADSRLDQMIKQVDKLEDVLGVERHDHGHEVISKMAEFVQ